A genomic stretch from Sporocytophaga myxococcoides DSM 11118 includes:
- a CDS encoding LysM peptidoglycan-binding domain-containing protein yields the protein MKKTLTLLFILFFLCFQHNDLWAQKKAKKKEEKASVELADKYFENMDYYLASQEYEKVYAEEPSNNYVGYRLAEAYRFHFNYPSAEKYYKISVEKALPDFPLGRYWYALMLKLNGKYEEAEKQFQDFINENPNPDSETKKYKDQAEIDKNGCTLAIDEMKKPVRDYEFFNLKSPVNSAESDYSPVIYENDSTIIVTSARPESIGESEYGMLGGEYSDNFRFKKEGLTWKQMDDKDKFSVVNSKFNESGGSFNKDRTKFYFTRCDEPVKTGKIIAYECAIYMTKQESGKWTNPVKLNENINYPKTYNVQPSVSPNSDTLFFVSKREGGMGMHDIYYSTCSGDDNWGKAINMGAEINTPGIDMSPCYFPADRTLFFSTNGREGFGGLDIFMAKGKNFTEEVQNVGLPFNSSKDDFYFVVGEKKGYLASNRDGGIGNDDIYMFMIESKQALIAQVDKDSLQEAQSISIVGTLIDEETHQPASDVGVILKNEKNETLKRTTTNEKGTFRYENLKPDNYKVTLEDKDAKITAEIKYLVEDVKVKSSDQPVSRVLFENIYFDFDKFDLRPEAKKTLDDLCAYYKKHPEVQIEMNAFTDSYGSDAYNVTLSEKRGTKALDYLKSKGLDKSALVVNAMGEGKPMVANKNAIGRQLNRRVEFHIIGGPGYQAKAMTYIIEPKVTIEEIAKKYKMSVEELKKLNNLKGQNLEAFAPLRVRRTGDADIVAPSTMADVDRDEDDVNPNGFVASLNKKTAPLNEGEDYYIAESGNTLFSISRLFGMTPEELIQLNSLKDNTIFAGQKLKVKMNASASGAGKYSVVEGDSIDSIAKKFGLTIEELKDLNKLDGYSVKKGMILRINK from the coding sequence ATGAAAAAGACGCTCACACTTCTGTTTATCCTTTTCTTTTTGTGCTTTCAGCATAATGATCTTTGGGCGCAGAAAAAAGCAAAAAAGAAAGAAGAGAAAGCTTCTGTAGAGCTTGCAGATAAGTATTTTGAAAATATGGACTATTATCTGGCTTCCCAGGAGTACGAAAAGGTGTATGCGGAAGAGCCAAGCAATAATTATGTTGGGTACAGGCTTGCTGAAGCTTACAGGTTCCATTTTAATTATCCTTCTGCAGAAAAATATTATAAAATCTCCGTAGAAAAGGCCCTCCCTGATTTTCCGCTGGGAAGATACTGGTATGCTTTAATGCTTAAGCTTAATGGTAAATATGAGGAAGCAGAAAAGCAGTTTCAGGATTTTATCAATGAAAACCCTAATCCGGATTCGGAAACCAAGAAATACAAAGACCAGGCTGAGATTGACAAAAATGGCTGTACACTTGCCATTGATGAAATGAAAAAGCCGGTAAGGGATTACGAATTCTTTAATTTGAAATCTCCTGTCAACTCAGCAGAATCAGATTATTCTCCTGTTATTTACGAAAATGACAGCACCATCATAGTTACTTCCGCAAGACCAGAATCCATTGGTGAAAGTGAATATGGAATGCTTGGAGGTGAATACAGCGATAACTTCAGATTCAAAAAAGAAGGTTTGACCTGGAAGCAAATGGATGACAAGGACAAGTTCAGTGTGGTAAACTCAAAGTTCAATGAGTCTGGAGGTTCTTTCAACAAAGACAGAACAAAATTTTACTTTACAAGATGTGATGAGCCGGTAAAAACAGGAAAGATCATAGCTTATGAATGTGCTATATATATGACCAAGCAGGAAAGTGGCAAATGGACCAATCCTGTAAAACTTAATGAGAATATCAATTATCCTAAAACATACAACGTTCAGCCTTCTGTTTCACCAAATTCAGATACATTGTTCTTTGTGTCAAAAAGAGAAGGTGGAATGGGGATGCATGATATATATTATAGCACCTGTAGCGGTGATGATAATTGGGGAAAAGCAATCAACATGGGAGCTGAAATTAACACTCCTGGTATAGATATGTCTCCATGCTATTTTCCTGCAGACAGAACACTGTTTTTCTCTACCAATGGCCGCGAAGGCTTTGGCGGTCTGGACATATTTATGGCGAAAGGAAAGAACTTCACTGAAGAGGTTCAGAATGTGGGTCTGCCTTTTAACTCAAGTAAAGATGATTTTTATTTTGTAGTTGGTGAGAAAAAAGGGTACCTGGCTTCAAACCGTGATGGTGGTATAGGAAACGATGACATCTACATGTTTATGATAGAAAGTAAACAAGCTCTTATTGCTCAAGTTGACAAAGATTCGCTACAAGAGGCTCAAAGTATTTCTATAGTAGGTACTCTGATAGATGAAGAGACACATCAGCCGGCTTCAGATGTAGGCGTTATTCTTAAAAATGAAAAGAATGAAACGCTGAAAAGGACGACTACCAATGAAAAGGGTACTTTCAGATACGAAAATCTTAAGCCTGACAACTACAAAGTAACTCTTGAAGATAAGGATGCAAAGATTACAGCTGAGATAAAATACCTTGTAGAAGACGTAAAAGTAAAATCTTCTGACCAGCCTGTATCAAGAGTGCTGTTTGAAAACATATATTTCGATTTTGATAAATTTGATTTAAGGCCGGAAGCTAAAAAGACATTAGATGATCTTTGTGCTTACTATAAAAAACATCCTGAAGTACAGATCGAAATGAACGCCTTTACTGACAGTTATGGCTCCGATGCTTACAATGTTACCTTGTCTGAAAAAAGAGGAACCAAAGCCCTGGATTATCTTAAATCGAAAGGTCTTGACAAAAGTGCTCTCGTTGTAAATGCTATGGGAGAAGGTAAACCTATGGTAGCAAATAAAAATGCTATAGGGAGACAATTGAACAGAAGGGTAGAGTTCCATATCATCGGAGGGCCGGGATATCAGGCTAAGGCAATGACTTATATTATTGAACCTAAGGTTACCATAGAGGAGATTGCAAAGAAATATAAGATGTCAGTAGAAGAACTGAAAAAGCTGAATAATCTTAAAGGACAAAATCTTGAAGCATTTGCGCCATTAAGGGTAAGAAGAACAGGAGATGCAGATATAGTCGCTCCTTCTACAATGGCAGATGTAGACCGTGATGAAGATGATGTAAATCCAAATGGTTTTGTAGCGAGTCTCAATAAAAAAACAGCGCCGCTAAATGAGGGAGAAGACTATTATATAGCAGAATCGGGCAATACATTATTCTCCATAAGCCGTTTGTTTGGTATGACACCTGAAGAATTGATTCAGCTAAATTCTCTTAAAGACAATACCATCTTTGCTGGTCAAAAACTGAAGGTAAAAATGAACGCAAGTGCTTCCGGAGCTGGTAAGTATTCTGTTGTGGAAGGTGATTCTATAGACAGCATTGCCAAAAAATTTGGTTTAACCATCGAAGAACTCAAAGACCTCAATAAACTGGATGGATATTCTGTTAAAAAAGGAATGATCTTGAGGATTAATAAGTGA
- the gatC gene encoding Asp-tRNA(Asn)/Glu-tRNA(Gln) amidotransferase subunit GatC codes for MHIDKETIRKIAHLGRLEFEEKNEEQILKDFNKILDWMDKLNELDTSNVAPLIHMSSEVNVLREDEVKVTLKHEEALYNAPKKDSDYFRVPKFLG; via the coding sequence ATGCATATAGATAAAGAAACCATCAGAAAAATTGCTCACTTGGGCAGACTGGAATTTGAAGAGAAAAATGAAGAGCAAATTTTGAAAGATTTTAATAAAATTCTTGACTGGATGGATAAACTCAATGAGCTTGATACTTCTAATGTTGCACCGCTTATACATATGTCTTCCGAAGTAAATGTACTTAGAGAAGATGAAGTTAAAGTGACTTTGAAACATGAAGAAGCTTTGTATAATGCTCCAAAAAAGGATTCAGATTATTTCAGGGTTCCAAAATTCCTTGGATAG
- the mgtE gene encoding magnesium transporter gives MEKSELLQNETGEAFLAFAEEAPPEEIGKLFNELQKDFFQEEEKLKILFSAIPFPKNARTFEHLDFNLQNKILEIAPLNLTSSLLNELSPDDRTKLFSEMPKESLAKWLSMLSVQERKDALKLLEYPPESIGRLMTTDYIAVRPEWSCEKTIKFIRDFGLNSETINFIYVVDKDNKLIDDLKIREILLAKPEATIGDLVDNRFVSLEATSDQEKTISTFMETDRFALPVTDFNGKLLGIVTADDVLDVIEREDTEDIQKLGGSEALDEPYLDINLPSLVKKRAGWLIILFIGEMLTASAMSFFENEIASAVVLALFIPLIISSGGNSGSQAATIITRALALGEVSKADWLKVFRREIISGVMLGLILGIIGFLRVIIWSTLFDAYGEHSVKIASTVGFSLIGVVLWGTLSGSMLPIFLKSLGFDPAVSSAPFVATIVDVTGIIIYFSMAFLFLKGTLL, from the coding sequence ATGGAGAAATCAGAATTATTGCAGAATGAGACAGGAGAAGCATTTCTTGCATTTGCCGAAGAAGCCCCTCCTGAAGAAATCGGTAAATTATTTAATGAACTTCAGAAGGATTTTTTTCAGGAAGAAGAAAAGTTAAAGATACTTTTCTCTGCTATTCCATTTCCTAAAAATGCCAGGACTTTCGAGCACCTCGATTTTAACCTGCAAAATAAAATACTTGAAATAGCTCCATTAAACCTTACCTCTTCGCTGCTCAACGAACTTTCACCTGATGACAGGACTAAACTGTTCAGTGAAATGCCAAAAGAATCTCTGGCGAAATGGCTGAGCATGCTCTCTGTACAGGAAAGGAAAGATGCTCTTAAGCTATTGGAATATCCGCCTGAAAGTATTGGCAGACTTATGACCACGGACTACATTGCCGTGAGGCCCGAATGGTCATGCGAGAAAACCATAAAATTTATAAGAGACTTCGGGCTCAATAGCGAAACTATAAATTTTATTTATGTTGTAGACAAGGACAATAAGCTGATCGATGATTTAAAAATAAGGGAGATACTGCTTGCAAAGCCCGAAGCAACGATTGGAGATCTTGTAGATAACAGGTTTGTAAGTCTGGAAGCAACTTCTGATCAGGAAAAAACAATAAGCACGTTTATGGAAACAGACAGATTTGCCCTGCCTGTCACGGACTTCAATGGCAAGTTACTAGGAATAGTAACAGCAGATGATGTTTTAGATGTAATTGAACGTGAAGATACTGAAGACATACAAAAGCTTGGAGGTAGTGAGGCTTTGGATGAGCCGTATCTTGATATAAATCTTCCAAGCCTTGTGAAGAAAAGGGCTGGCTGGCTTATCATATTATTTATTGGTGAAATGCTAACTGCTTCAGCAATGAGTTTCTTTGAAAATGAAATAGCAAGCGCAGTAGTGCTTGCATTATTTATTCCATTAATTATATCAAGCGGAGGAAACTCAGGCTCTCAGGCTGCAACTATTATTACCAGGGCTCTGGCATTGGGAGAAGTCAGCAAAGCAGACTGGTTGAAAGTTTTCAGGAGAGAAATCATTTCCGGTGTTATGCTTGGGCTTATTCTCGGCATAATTGGTTTTTTAAGGGTTATCATCTGGAGTACTCTGTTTGATGCCTATGGAGAGCATTCCGTAAAAATTGCGTCCACAGTTGGTTTTTCCCTAATAGGTGTCGTACTATGGGGAACGCTTTCCGGATCTATGCTTCCGATCTTTTTGAAAAGTCTTGGCTTTGACCCTGCTGTATCATCCGCTCCTTTTGTAGCAACAATAGTAGATGTAACAGGTATTATTATCTATTTTTCTATGGCGTTTTTATTTCTGAAAGGAACGCTTTTGTGA
- a CDS encoding PKD domain-containing protein: MKPNLKIFLYSLALVISVLCLSAQSTSAQTKNSYWWWWYLNSNDCISYRKSPDTSVCAPTRITVSLEDIKFKKGTSNFSIFWSLTPFTSTPTSTSMGKEYIVSVTQPTTVYFLITNNNCTEKGSIQIYATTAAANGKATITDLKSSYCISGMKSRIYGTPAGGIFTGPGVVSGGKDIWYFDPALSGPGKHVIKYSAGCIVPAQQTVTIDPAPCSSVLVGNGSGSVGLIESPQGITTTCQGKIYFSDSNNNRIWVIDENGARTIINTGGTKGNTVGTDPTTVKLNLPTGLVSFGNTVYFCDQVNHNIKAYNPTTGVQIIAGENAATPVGGDLDGIGTAARFRNPYGIAIDDLGKTLFVSDSRNFKIKKIDIATKLVTTISGSTTGDVPDGTTVPGPVAASAAQFGLLGHLSFAEGNLYIADPSRSTIKKLNLATNMVSIAVNRKGSDERVSGLAIDCDGNVYYSDVNGNKIFKVSASGGITDLGVSALDVPSSISLYNRGYIDIANFTGNSVVRATIKGWKESAFAGLKNFYCNTETTPSALTSTICTKNLGAGSYSQPAEYISGKWQFNPAGKTPGIYSVKYYFTSGMSCADSLSKDVYVFATPEMEPLQILSDLACGNYAIVAKIKDAVASPMDTIIWKNSKGEVIKISAGSSDTLYLSSVAASAYYTAFAKNPACSFSLNSDPTTFKGMRIKKLPEDTAICAGSAFGLRVEPIVFKTSTVSWTPANLVGDPSSLLTSTAKLYATTLFKITIEAGGCITTDSIKIIVNPVPDTLNVSPYFLCPGADTLIGVPEAETNGITYKWQYNSPDYPKYINITETTPAVVINPPFNLVIPAGKPFLQNYYQLVATNEFGCITKSDVRIAVFPIPQVNMGNDTTICKGQSVQIGIPPDGNTYLWNADPTISNVNVSNPFVTPVASTDYIVKVAGVRCANYDTIKVNLKSLPPKAAMDRIVGMCDGDPAILGPQNPSSNYQYEWSPAAGLDNYLSPNPKATPSVSGIVYTLTMKDASGTPVCSDTAKVIVKISSKPANVVPKTFPASGICPGQAAGLDVPSAAGYKVAWWPAETLNDSTLWTPTAKPTVTTRYKVKVTTGDGCSDTSSVEVLVDKISVDAGTDIIFCPGDSGKFKGTYQSVSALTFQKWSEDIDGISNATGVSDIQDFNAFVKIAEGTSKKYYLKVTNSNSCSVADSIIVTASKKPTADAGEDTGDCVGNTFMLGGVGNPSLPSTYSFSWTPGNYTDARPSVSPPTAGINTFILNVKDNATNCTAADTVELTIRPKPVKDEIVSNTPQACDGTNVTLSVNPNSSLVTWMDDENTLLDQGATHSVNTDGTYYAIFEQNGCYDTSKYTIDFMAPPVISSIESPLKSCMADGIPLKVITAQGDGVLVYEWTVASSTGEFSTPEKDSTFFKSDNSSLASGVKTFTVKVSNQCGNVTLDKDVTFVPSPEASFRADGPSKSLDNTSKETMDAISGDVISFVNTVDTVAQNISTWKWDFKDGNTSNLFNSSYTYSNPGKYNVELTVVNKDGCASVASLGVEVLSSKYLFVPNIFNPYSRNPENSVCKVYGLNISSQSFTFKVFNKWGEVVFETSDFNMANRKGWDGQNAPMGVYTYMVVGKFNDGSEFEKSGTVTLVR; the protein is encoded by the coding sequence ATGAAACCAAATTTGAAAATATTTTTATATTCACTTGCTCTGGTAATCAGTGTATTGTGTTTGTCTGCTCAGTCAACTTCGGCACAGACAAAAAACAGTTATTGGTGGTGGTGGTATTTAAATTCTAATGACTGTATTTCTTATCGGAAGTCACCGGATACTTCGGTATGTGCACCAACAAGGATAACAGTGTCTTTAGAAGATATAAAATTTAAAAAAGGAACTTCTAATTTTAGTATCTTTTGGAGCTTGACCCCTTTTACAAGCACTCCTACAAGTACTTCAATGGGTAAGGAGTATATTGTAAGTGTTACTCAACCTACTACTGTTTATTTTCTTATTACAAATAACAATTGCACTGAAAAGGGTTCAATCCAGATTTATGCCACAACTGCTGCAGCCAATGGAAAGGCGACTATCACAGATCTTAAATCATCCTACTGTATTTCAGGGATGAAGTCGAGAATATATGGTACACCAGCAGGTGGAATATTTACTGGTCCGGGGGTCGTTTCAGGTGGAAAAGACATCTGGTATTTTGATCCGGCCCTTTCTGGCCCTGGTAAACATGTTATAAAATATTCAGCTGGTTGTATTGTTCCGGCGCAGCAAACAGTTACAATAGACCCTGCCCCTTGTTCTTCTGTATTGGTAGGAAATGGATCAGGATCTGTAGGTTTGATAGAAAGTCCTCAGGGTATTACGACTACCTGTCAGGGGAAAATTTATTTCAGTGACAGTAATAATAACAGAATCTGGGTAATTGATGAAAATGGAGCTCGTACGATTATTAATACTGGAGGGACCAAAGGAAACACAGTAGGTACCGATCCTACAACGGTAAAGTTAAATCTTCCTACTGGTCTTGTTTCATTTGGTAATACAGTTTATTTCTGCGATCAGGTGAACCACAATATAAAAGCTTATAATCCCACGACTGGTGTGCAAATTATTGCTGGTGAAAATGCAGCAACACCTGTTGGTGGAGACCTGGATGGTATCGGAACTGCTGCAAGATTCAGAAATCCTTATGGAATTGCAATTGATGATTTGGGAAAAACCTTATTTGTTAGCGATTCCAGAAATTTTAAAATTAAAAAAATTGATATTGCTACAAAGCTGGTAACTACTATCTCCGGATCAACTACCGGTGATGTACCTGATGGTACTACAGTTCCAGGACCTGTAGCAGCTTCTGCAGCTCAGTTTGGTTTGCTGGGACACTTAAGCTTTGCTGAAGGTAATTTATATATTGCGGATCCTTCAAGGTCAACAATTAAGAAGCTAAATCTGGCGACCAATATGGTTTCTATTGCTGTAAACAGGAAAGGAAGTGATGAAAGGGTTTCTGGTCTTGCAATTGACTGCGATGGAAATGTTTATTATTCGGACGTTAACGGAAATAAGATTTTTAAGGTATCCGCTTCAGGAGGTATTACAGATTTAGGGGTATCTGCCTTAGATGTTCCTTCTTCGATTTCTCTTTACAATAGAGGATATATTGATATTGCAAACTTTACAGGTAATTCCGTAGTGCGCGCTACCATAAAAGGCTGGAAGGAATCAGCTTTTGCAGGTCTTAAGAATTTTTATTGTAATACAGAAACAACACCTTCTGCATTAACATCTACCATTTGTACTAAAAATCTTGGAGCAGGAAGTTATTCGCAACCTGCAGAATATATAAGTGGTAAATGGCAATTCAATCCTGCAGGAAAGACACCAGGGATTTATTCTGTTAAATATTATTTTACCTCAGGAATGTCTTGTGCCGATTCTTTAAGTAAGGATGTATATGTCTTTGCGACTCCAGAGATGGAGCCTTTGCAAATACTTTCAGACCTTGCCTGCGGAAATTATGCTATTGTAGCTAAAATAAAAGATGCTGTAGCATCTCCAATGGATACCATTATCTGGAAAAATTCAAAAGGAGAAGTTATAAAGATTTCTGCAGGAAGCAGTGATACCTTATATTTAAGCAGCGTTGCTGCATCTGCTTATTATACTGCATTTGCCAAAAACCCTGCCTGTTCTTTTAGTCTCAATAGCGATCCAACAACATTCAAAGGGATGAGAATTAAAAAACTTCCTGAAGATACTGCAATTTGTGCGGGAAGTGCGTTTGGGTTAAGAGTAGAACCAATAGTTTTTAAAACATCTACTGTTTCCTGGACCCCTGCTAATCTGGTAGGAGATCCGTCGAGTCTCTTAACAAGTACAGCAAAGCTTTATGCAACTACCCTTTTTAAAATTACTATTGAAGCTGGAGGGTGTATTACAACGGATTCTATTAAAATAATTGTCAATCCTGTTCCTGATACATTGAACGTAAGTCCGTATTTTTTATGTCCCGGTGCCGATACTCTTATTGGAGTTCCTGAAGCTGAGACGAATGGAATAACTTATAAGTGGCAATACAATTCTCCGGATTATCCAAAATATATTAATATTACAGAGACTACTCCTGCAGTTGTAATTAATCCGCCATTTAATCTAGTAATTCCTGCCGGAAAGCCGTTTTTGCAAAATTATTATCAACTGGTGGCGACCAATGAATTTGGCTGCATAACGAAAAGTGATGTCCGCATTGCAGTCTTTCCTATTCCTCAGGTCAATATGGGAAATGATACAACAATTTGTAAAGGTCAGTCTGTTCAGATTGGTATACCTCCGGATGGAAACACGTATCTGTGGAATGCAGATCCTACTATTTCAAATGTAAATGTCTCGAATCCCTTCGTAACACCTGTTGCCTCAACAGATTATATTGTTAAAGTAGCGGGAGTAAGGTGTGCTAATTACGATACCATAAAGGTAAATTTAAAGTCACTGCCTCCGAAAGCTGCTATGGACAGAATAGTTGGAATGTGCGATGGTGACCCTGCAATTCTTGGTCCTCAGAATCCTTCTTCTAATTACCAATACGAATGGTCTCCTGCTGCAGGACTGGATAATTATCTGAGCCCTAATCCTAAAGCCACCCCTTCTGTTTCAGGTATTGTTTATACACTTACAATGAAGGATGCTTCAGGAACACCTGTCTGTTCTGATACTGCAAAGGTAATAGTGAAAATTTCATCTAAACCGGCCAATGTGGTTCCAAAGACATTTCCTGCTTCCGGCATTTGTCCCGGGCAAGCAGCTGGTTTGGATGTACCATCTGCTGCTGGATATAAAGTAGCGTGGTGGCCTGCAGAAACATTGAACGACAGTACTTTATGGACTCCGACAGCGAAGCCTACAGTTACTACAAGATATAAGGTAAAGGTAACTACAGGAGATGGTTGTTCTGATACCTCTTCAGTTGAAGTGCTTGTAGATAAAATTTCTGTGGATGCTGGTACAGATATTATATTCTGTCCAGGTGACAGTGGTAAGTTTAAGGGTACTTATCAGTCAGTAAGCGCACTTACTTTCCAGAAATGGTCAGAAGATATTGATGGGATCTCTAATGCAACCGGCGTTTCCGATATTCAGGATTTTAATGCATTTGTAAAAATTGCAGAGGGAACATCTAAAAAGTATTATTTAAAGGTGACAAACAGCAACAGCTGTTCAGTTGCTGATTCAATTATAGTTACAGCAAGTAAAAAGCCAACAGCTGATGCCGGAGAAGATACGGGAGATTGTGTTGGAAATACATTTATGTTAGGTGGTGTGGGAAATCCTTCATTACCATCCACCTATAGCTTTAGCTGGACTCCTGGTAACTATACAGATGCCAGACCATCTGTATCTCCTCCTACTGCAGGGATCAATACTTTCATTCTGAATGTTAAAGATAATGCTACTAATTGTACTGCTGCAGATACTGTTGAATTGACAATCAGGCCAAAACCAGTGAAAGATGAAATTGTATCAAACACTCCTCAGGCATGTGACGGAACGAATGTAACACTAAGTGTTAACCCAAATTCAAGTTTAGTAACCTGGATGGATGATGAAAATACCCTTCTGGATCAGGGAGCTACTCATAGTGTAAATACTGATGGTACTTATTATGCAATTTTTGAACAAAACGGTTGTTATGATACCAGCAAGTACACCATAGATTTTATGGCGCCTCCCGTAATCAGTTCTATTGAATCTCCTCTAAAATCTTGTATGGCAGATGGAATACCTTTAAAAGTTATTACAGCTCAGGGAGATGGAGTACTAGTTTATGAATGGACTGTAGCTTCCTCTACAGGAGAATTTTCAACTCCGGAAAAAGATTCCACTTTCTTTAAATCAGACAACTCTTCACTTGCATCAGGAGTGAAAACATTTACCGTAAAGGTTAGTAATCAGTGCGGAAATGTAACTTTAGATAAGGATGTTACGTTTGTTCCATCTCCGGAGGCTTCATTCAGAGCAGATGGACCATCCAAGAGCCTGGATAATACCAGTAAAGAAACGATGGATGCCATTTCAGGCGACGTAATATCATTTGTAAATACAGTAGACACCGTGGCACAAAACATAAGTACATGGAAGTGGGATTTTAAAGATGGTAACACCAGTAACCTCTTTAACAGCAGTTATACCTACTCTAATCCGGGTAAGTATAATGTAGAGCTTACTGTTGTTAACAAAGACGGTTGTGCTTCTGTGGCGAGTCTGGGAGTTGAAGTGCTTTCAAGCAAATATTTATTTGTGCCGAATATATTTAATCCATATTCAAGAAATCCGGAAAATTCAGTTTGTAAGGTTTATGGTTTGAATATTTCTTCTCAAAGCTTTACTTTTAAGGTCTTCAATAAATGGGGAGAGGTGGTATTCGAAACTTCAGACTTTAACATGGCTAACAGAAAAGGCTGGGACGGACAAAATGCTCCGATGGGAGTTTACACCTATATGGTTGTTGGTAAGTTTAACGACGGTTCGGAGTTTGAAAAATCCGGAACGGTTACACTTGTGAGATAA
- a CDS encoding lysophospholipid acyltransferase family protein, producing the protein MSIGKRLYQIWVWFCFIVVFLLIYPFFVLFSLRDSWKKYGHFFNKVWAYTVFGSCLLRTNVEFRFKRNKKQAYVYCANHSSYLDIPTLCYSLSGYYLFIGKASLAKVPLFGYMFRNYYIAVDRHSKLSRYDTMQKSMEAIDKKRSLAFFPEGTIPKNAGYQMIPFKDGAFRIAIEKQVPIVPVTIPYNWLILPDDGKYVPNRRLMKVIVHEPIETKGMTLDDVDELKDKTFDIIQRELILQNKEVVLV; encoded by the coding sequence ATGAGTATCGGAAAAAGATTATACCAAATCTGGGTTTGGTTTTGTTTCATTGTTGTATTTCTGCTGATTTATCCATTTTTCGTTTTATTCTCTTTAAGAGACAGCTGGAAAAAATATGGTCATTTCTTTAATAAAGTGTGGGCTTATACTGTCTTTGGCAGTTGCTTGCTGCGAACCAACGTAGAATTTCGTTTTAAACGGAATAAAAAGCAAGCCTATGTTTACTGTGCCAACCACTCTTCTTATCTAGACATCCCGACTTTGTGTTATTCATTATCAGGATATTACCTTTTCATAGGTAAAGCTTCACTTGCTAAAGTACCTTTGTTTGGCTACATGTTCCGCAACTACTACATAGCTGTTGATCGCCACAGTAAATTAAGCAGGTATGATACAATGCAGAAATCCATGGAAGCAATAGATAAAAAACGCAGCCTTGCGTTTTTCCCGGAGGGGACGATTCCAAAAAATGCAGGTTATCAAATGATTCCATTCAAAGATGGTGCATTTAGAATAGCAATTGAAAAACAGGTACCGATTGTGCCTGTTACGATTCCTTATAACTGGCTGATTCTCCCTGATGACGGTAAATATGTGCCCAATCGTCGCCTTATGAAAGTAATTGTACACGAGCCAATTGAAACAAAAGGAATGACACTTGATGATGTGGACGAACTAAAAGATAAGACTTTTGATATCATTCAAAGAGAATTGATCCTGCAAAATAAAGAAGTAGTATTGGTTTAA
- a CDS encoding PorP/SprF family type IX secretion system membrane protein — protein sequence MKLKRIYVGFWACIFIVSLCFREVKAQDATFSQYYASGLYLNPAMAGIYSNLTFNSNYRNQWRSVANIPYVTNQISLINPIYAKKGMEDSHLGGIGLSIYNDRAGDGNFKTIGINLNAAYNLWLSSNKMNCLTFGLQGGIVQKNIDFTNLQWGSQFNPYIGYDVTEFVSEESVNTAKIYADVSAGAIYYYNAGRDYSDKGYSAYAGFAAYHLSSPNESMVKGVINKVPYLFKLHAGFEVKAGERLNISPNVLVLSQNPFRQINAGAYFTYVFNDQKKFLAPRDVIFGGWYRLQDAFIASLGLGNDNYMIGFSYDYNASALKSISRGRGAYEISLTLMKVREGRSRRFYTPRI from the coding sequence ATGAAACTGAAGAGGATATATGTCGGCTTTTGGGCCTGTATTTTTATTGTATCCCTTTGTTTCAGAGAGGTTAAAGCTCAGGATGCGACATTTTCTCAGTATTATGCTTCCGGACTTTACCTGAATCCTGCTATGGCAGGGATTTATTCCAATCTTACTTTTAATTCCAATTATAGAAATCAATGGAGATCTGTAGCAAACATTCCTTATGTTACAAATCAGATTTCCTTAATCAACCCAATTTATGCCAAGAAAGGAATGGAAGATTCTCACCTTGGTGGAATTGGTCTTTCCATATATAATGATAGGGCTGGCGATGGTAATTTTAAAACCATTGGAATCAATCTTAATGCAGCTTATAACCTTTGGTTGAGTAGTAATAAAATGAACTGTCTTACTTTTGGCTTGCAGGGAGGAATTGTTCAAAAAAATATAGACTTCACTAATTTACAATGGGGATCGCAATTCAATCCATACATTGGTTATGATGTTACCGAATTCGTAAGCGAGGAAAGTGTCAATACAGCCAAAATATATGCCGATGTTTCTGCCGGTGCAATATACTACTACAATGCAGGAAGGGATTATTCTGATAAAGGCTACAGTGCATATGCCGGGTTTGCAGCCTACCATTTGTCCTCACCCAATGAATCGATGGTAAAAGGAGTAATCAACAAAGTACCTTATCTTTTCAAATTACATGCAGGCTTTGAAGTAAAAGCCGGAGAAAGATTAAATATTTCTCCAAATGTCCTGGTTTTAAGTCAAAACCCTTTCAGACAAATAAACGCAGGAGCATATTTTACGTATGTATTCAACGACCAAAAGAAATTTTTGGCTCCACGTGACGTTATTTTCGGAGGATGGTATCGTTTGCAAGACGCATTTATAGCATCCCTGGGCCTGGGCAATGACAATTACATGATAGGTTTCAGCTATGATTATAATGCATCAGCTCTTAAAAGTATCAGTCGCGGAAGAGGAGCTTATGAAATTTCTCTCACACTCATGAAAGTAAGGGAAGGCAGATCGAGAAGGTTTTACACACCTAGAATCTGA